In a single window of the Drosophila miranda strain MSH22 chromosome XL, D.miranda_PacBio2.1, whole genome shotgun sequence genome:
- the LOC108160299 gene encoding putative mediator of RNA polymerase II transcription subunit 26: MAEQQLLQQHQQQQQHTQHQHQQQQHPSVDDEQEQQEEQQHKSQQQEQHPQQDVDPQHQRVAQEQEQEQEQPRDVEMMHQKQADDGEDTQKEQQPLQQHHHTDQQLETDMELDPDLDFEQDDMEDMEYEDEEDVEVDVDVDVDVDVDEEVVGNDNEEEFEEEDEDEDTDDGTIVEDSDATSCSSCRRAELEELQQLQQQQQEEEELLQQQQQQQQQQQQELGQVAAVPAAVAPPPVAPDQEDDDDDDDEEEEEHEDEDLDVDVDVELPSEHGA; this comes from the coding sequence ATGGCCGAGCAGCAGCTGTTgcagcaacaccaacaacaacaacaacatacaCAACAtcaacaccagcaacagcagcatccaTCAGTGGACGAtgaacaagaacaacaagaaGAACAACAACACAAAAGCCAACAACAGGAGCAGCATCCCCAACAAGATGTGGATCCACAACATCAGAGGGTGGCacaggaacaggaacaggaacaaGAACAGCCAAGGGATGTGGAAATGATGCATCAAAAGCAGGCAGATGATGGTGAAGACACACAAAAAGAACAACAACCTCTACAGCAGCACCATCACACGGATCAACAATTGGAGACGGATATGGAACTAGATCCGGACCTAGACTTTGAACAGGATGATATGGAGGACATGGAATACGAGGATGAAGAAGATGTCGAAGTCGATGTGGATGTtgatgtcgatgtcgatgtcgatgaAGAGGTGGTGGGCAACGACAACGAGGAGGAGTTTGAGGAAGAGGATGAGGATGAAGACACAGATGATGGCACCATTGTCGAGGACAGTGATGCCACCAGTTGCAGCAGTTGTCGTCGCGCCGAATTggaggagctgcagcagcttcaacaacaacagcaggaggaggaggagctacttcaacaacaacaacaacaacaacaacagcagcagcaggaactgGGGCAAGTGGCAGCGGTACCTGCTGCTGTGGCTCCACCTCCTGTTGCACCTGATcaggaggacgacgacgacgacgacgacgaagaGGAAGAAGAACACGAAGACGAGGATCTGGATGTGGATGTCGATGTCGAGCTGCCATCAGAACACGGTGCCTAG
- the LOC108162191 gene encoding beta-1,4-mannosyltransferase egh, giving the protein MNSTTKHLLHCTLLFTVILTFEVFSGGIKIDENSFTLVDPWSAYGDVATVLLYLLRFLTLLTLPQVLFNFCGLVFYNAFPEKVVLKGSPLLAPFICIRVVTRGDFPDLVKTNVLRNMNTCLDTGLENFLIEVVTDKAVHLAQHRRIREIVVPKEYKTRTGALFKSRALQHCLEDSVNVLNDNDWIVHLDEETLLTENSVRGIINFVLDGKHPFGQGLITYANENVVNWLTTLADSFRVSDDMGKLRLQFKLFHKPLFSWKGSYVVTQVGAERSVSFDNGIDGSVAEDCFFAMRAFSQGYTFNFIEGEMYEKSPFTLLDFLQQRKRWLQGILLVVHSKMIPFRHKLLLGISVYSWVTMPLSTSNIIFAGLYPIPCPNLVDFVCAFIAAINIYMYVFGVIKSFSLYRFGLFRFLACVLGAVCTIPVNVVIENVAVIWGLVGKKHKFYVVQKDVRALETV; this is encoded by the exons ATGAACTCCACCACAAAACATCTGCTGCACTGCACACTGCTCTTCACTGTGATATTAACCTTCGAAGTATTCTCGGGCGGCATCAAGATCGACGAGAACTCATTTACGCTGGTCGATCCGTGGTCCGCGTATGGAGATGTGGCCACCGTTTTGCTGTACTTACTCCGCTTCCTGACCCTCCTTACGCTGCCCCAGGTGCTGTTTAATTTCTGCGGCCTGGTCTTCTACAATGCCTTCCCCGAGAAGGTTGTCCTCAAGGGCAGTCCCCTGCTGGCCCCCTTCATCTGCATCCGTGTGGTGACGCGCGGCGATTTTCCCGATCTGGTCAAAACGAACGTCCTGCGGAACATGAACACCTGTCTGGACACCGGCCTGGAGAACTTCCTCATCGAGGTGGTCACCGACAAGGCCGTACACTTGGCCCAGCATCGACGAATCCGAGAGATTGTGGTGCCCAAGGAGTATAAAACACGCACGGGGGCCCTCTTCAAGTCGCGGGCCCTGCAGCACTGCCTGGAGGATTCGGTGAATGTGCTGAACGACAACGATTGGATCGTCCATCTCGATGAGGAGACACTGCTCACGGAGAACTCGGTGCGCGGCATTATCAACTTCGTGCTGGATGGTAAGCATCCATTCGGCCAGGGCCTGATCACCTATGCCAATGAGAATGTTGTCAATTGGCTGACAACGCTGGCGGACAGCTTTCGGGTGTCCGATGACATGGGCAAGTTACGGCTGCAGTTTAAGCTCTTCCACAAGCCCCTCTTCAGCTGGAAGGGCAGCTATGTGGTCACCCAG GTCGGTGCCGAGCGATCCGTCTCCTTTGACAACGGCATCGATGGCTCGGTGGCCGAGGACTGTTTCTTTGCCATGCGCGCCTTCAGCCAGGGCTATACGTTCAACTTCATTGAGGGCGAAATGTACGAGAAGTCGCCGTTCACGCTGCTTGATTTCCTGCAGCAACGCAAGCGCTGGCTCCAGGGCATCCTGCTGGTGGTCCACTCCAAGATGATACCCTTCCGGCAcaagctgctgctgggcaTCAGTGTTTACTCGTGGGTCACCATGCCGCTCTCCACATCGAACATTATCTTTGCCGGCCTCTATCCGATACCCTGTCCCAATCTGGTGGACTTTGTGTGCGCCTTCATTGCGGCCATTAACATCTATATGTATGTGTTTGGGGTGATCAAATCCTTTTCGCTGTATCGCTTCGGACTGTTTCGGTTTCTGGCCTGTGTGCTAGGCGCCGTCTGTACGATTCCCGTCAATGTCGTTATCGAGAATGTGGCCGTCATTTGGGGATTGGTGGGCAAGAAGCACAAGTTCTATGTCGTTCAGAAGGATGTCCGTGCGCTGGAGACGGTTTAA